aaccgtatgcatccgtcatgaatggatccgtttgtattatctgtaacatagccaagacagatccgtcatgaactctattgaaagtcaatgggagatggattcgttttctattgtgccagattgtgtcagtgaaaacagatccgtccccattgacttacattgtgtgccaggacagatccgtttggctcagtttcgtcaagtggacagcaaaacgctgcaagcatcgttttggtgtccatctccgaagcggaatggagactgatcggaggcaaactgatgcattctgagcggatccttttccattcaaaatgtattagggcaaaactgatccgttttggaccgcttgtgaaagccctgaatggatctcacaaacggaaagccaaaacgccagtgtgaaagtagcctaaaactgatcGCAGTTGTTGCCAGACTTTCCAAGCTAACTGCACAAACAACAAACAACCAGCAGATTGTGATATTTACCCTACAGTAAGATAACGCTTAGAATTAGGTTAAAGGTAAAAAAGTGTCAATGCACTGTAGCACAGTGGTCACATTATGTCGAGTGTACCTGATAGGGCCTTTTACATAGAGCGATGATCGGCCGAACGATCATTCATACGAATGTTCATTCATGATCACTGTCCGGTATAAAGGTGTCTAGCGATCAAACATTAAAACATGGGTTTCCAAAACTATTTTATTCAGCAGCACATTCACTTGTgctgacactaaggctgggttcacacttgagcgttgcgcaaacgcgcgttttacgcgcgtttttgacgcgcattttacgcgcgtttttgacgcgcatttttatgcgcgtttttgtaatagtaaacgcgcgtttgacgcgcgtttgtgtgattcactacagtgtcctatggccacaaacgcccctaaagtcgctcatgtactttttggagcgtcgggcgttttacagcgcgatcgtacgcgttcaacaagtgtgaaccattcccatagggaatcattggtttctccttgttgagcgttttacagcgcgtaggaacgcgctgtaaaacgctcaggtgtgaacccagccttatgtaACTGTATGAGACGACAGGGGAATGAATGATCACACCAACACTCATTCGATCAAACTTCTCGTGATAACGGGATCATGAAAATGAAAGTAAATGAGCACCAATAAACTTGCTATTGATAATCGGCGAACATTACTGGCTGTTTATCTGCCTGTATAAAAAGTCCCTTACACTAAAATTCTTACCAGAAGTGTCCTCTTACCCTTTGTTTCCCACTACAATGTCTTCCCTGCTAGAGATGCTCTAGTGAACTCTAAAAGGCCCCATACATAGACTACTGTCGGCCAAACTTGTGTTTTTTCAGCGGGACTGGCTGACAGTCTAATGTGTAAGGGGAGCTTCGGACAAGAGAGAGGGATTGGGTCTTTTGATTTTCAGCACCCGATCCTTTTGTCTTGGGAGGTAAGCCACCAGAGGTGACTGGCAGAGGTTGTCTCCACTGAAAACACCTACACACTCAGTCAAGCTGAGAaggcatgtgtatgggggaatctggagagatagctgttggatGAATGAGCATTCGGACGGCAGctctctaatgtgtatgggcccCTTAGAAAACGCTGGACAGTAGTCTAGTTGGAGGCACACTGGCTGACGGAATGGGACTCGAGCAGGAATTATGTGATACATCTCTTCAGTTCTGTGACCTGCCCTGGTTGTGCAGTATGTCTTGCTTTGATCCCTTTGGAGACTGTCTGTGCTCCAGGTTAGAGTTTATATCTCAAGTTTGTGTCTGGACTGTTCTAGTTACGTCTGTCTGATTTCGGAACTACTGTCGTATGCCTTACCCTGTATCCATTCTTTGTACTCCGTGTGCTTCACCTCGTCATGGATTGTATGTGCTCTGCTAGAGTTCTGCACCGCTGTATCTGAACTGTGTCCTTTAGTGACCGTGTGAGTGTCCTGTGCACTCTTCCGACTAGACTTCTTGACCACTGCTGTCCAGTATCCGCTAGGTTTGAATTAGTTCCTGTAGTCAGTCTTGCTAAGTTATTGCACATGTATTCACTATGTCTGACTGAGTTCCTGTAATCCGCATGACCGGGTTCCTGAAGTATGCCCGTCGGCAAGTGCTTCAAGTTTTGTCTCTTGCCTGTACTATGTGTTTGCTTTGGATTTTGCCTGTATTCTAACTGGTTTTGAATTTGTGCCAAGTCTATGCCTCTGGTGCCTTGCACTAGTGTCTCTGACCCGTGTGTTTCAGCTACCAACTACACCGGGATCATCCCAGGAAGTAGAGGCCTGGTTGCCAACCCACAGCACACTCcacatccctgtataggggttaaagggtgaatacctggGAGGCTCCAGAAAAACGCCCTACGGTCGCCAAACCACTTAGCTGGCACAGTAATTCCACAACCATGTAGATGTATACAGACCttatctgtgtgtatagtgtcacTATCCTTATTTTCACCTCTAACAGTACAATAGAGATGTTACTAAAATCCCTGCCTCTGCTCACCCTGTGGTAGTCTACATAGATTTTCTTTTATATAGgcccctcatcataaattaggtgcatctttcCGGCTGTCCATGTCCATGGAGTGAAATCTATTCTAGCACACAACATTTACTCCTGGAAACAGGTATAAATGCAAACTAATTTGCATGGGCCCATGGCCACTCCACAGTGTCGAGGATGGCATAAGAATGCCTGTGCGACAAAATATTTGTGTACcgctgttagtaaatgacccccactattTCTAGaactctcctcttcctccttaaagggaacctgtcatcaactttatgctacccatactaacggcagtataaagtagacacaggtgagttgatttcaggggTCTGTcaattaaaagttaaaagtaagtggttgccgagaaccaacatcacaatcattgcagactgggcctggaaaagagtcacgaccacctgagaagagtcctggtaattcatgaattcctgctctcctgcccacctgctgatggctgacagtcttctacctagttttctcgctttctgtctaggagagaactgccagtcatcagcagatgggtgagagagcaggagattaggaataaccaggactctccccaggtagatttgactcttattaaggcctgggctgcaatgattaagcaaccacttacatttaggtcatgagtgacacaccgctgagatcagtaTTTCTGTCAGTACTTTACTctgtcctcagtgaggtcagcataaagttgatgacacgttccctttaatcACACTCATTCGAAAACGGCCTGGCTTTAGGATACTTTAATTATTTCCGCTACAGCAATATTTTGCAGCTATAATGAGGATGACAGTACAGAGCAGAGATTATTAGGTGCCATACTGAATATACATGCAGTCTGTAAGTGAACAAAAGCCTCCGAACAGCACAAAGCTGCCCTCACAGGCTGCGGATTTTGTTGAATAATTTTTCACGACTGAAAATCATTTCCTTTCACCTGAAtagagcttgcagaaatccatgtgcttgtcgccccattcatatgaatggaactgatttttagtCGCGGACAATTCTGCAAAATAATCTGCAGCGTGGGAAGAccctaataatattaataataggtcatcaatatctgatcaggggGGTTCTGACTTCTGGCACCCTCAATAATCAACTGTTCCGGTAGCACTatggccttttcctaggccactgacgttatgttcatcggtcacatcgcctatatgcagctcagtcccattcaactgAATGTACGACGCAATGGTTGGTTTGCTGTGAGGATGCAGCAGCGCTCATGGAGTGCCGAAGCCTCTTCATTTAGctaaacatctggtttgatgctgctgcagccaataactggccacagcagtgacctcctccctttgcgtcacgtcaAATGGTCAAATGACGTAAACAtagcaggtcactgctgcggccagcaattggctgcagcggcgtcAAACCAGAAGTTTATATCCAGGGATCTGAGTGGAGCAGCTGATGCTAGAGAGCACAGGAGCCAGTGTCGAGAAACAGGTAGGTATGCTTACCTTCGCAAGTCTGTCCAGGATGGGGGGGGTTTACCATCCTCCCCTTAATAAATTAACCTCAAAGCATATTACTAAGCCGCATAGCTCTTCCTTATACAATACGTATAAGACTGTACACCCCTGTAATGTCTATAAGCTCTTTCCCACTGCAGCAGCCTGACCAGCCTGATGGAACATGCAGCAGTATAGTGTCAGCAGCACAGTCGGCAGGCAGAACATTTCCCCTTCCTGTATACGTGCAGGCCGAGTGGACACGCTGATCCCTCTTCTGATAACAGTTCTCTCTTCAGATAAAAGTTGTTTTTAAAGAGActctgacattcctgttttaatagctacatgcattctccatgtaataacaattctggaacctctatccttatggctctatgttgtgccattcctttattattactactataggttataaatgaattgctagcagtcggccccgcaaaaaagatagagcatgtcctattcttgtctgcaattctaTGATAGCAGCGGCCtcgtgcggtctgcaaattgcagaatgcacacgggccggtgtccgtgttttgcagatccgcaaaacactacggttatgtaaatgtagccttagggtgcattcacacgacccaagaataggacatatattTTCGGAACAGAATAACGGATGCGgcaagcacacagtgtgctgtccacatcttttgcacccccattgaaatgaatgggtccaatcccgttctgcaaaattgcggaacagatgtgaACCAAGAATTCCGGTggcgtgaatgcacccttagagtgAGTGGGGTTTTAACAAACTCCACTCACAGATTCTcggcatgctgcagatttccaaaTCCGCTCCATCCCTATATTTCGTGGAAATTCTGCACAATTTCATTCATTGCTATGCTGTAGCTGCATCCGCATGGGACGTAaattgaatggaaaaataaaaaaatctgttacaGATTCGCCACGGAATTTGAGACAAAatctactggaaaaaaaatccagtcAAAAATTGCTGCAGATTTAGAATCCCCACTGCACATTGATTTCCACCCgtataaggcctgtttcacactagcattcagaGATGCGGCAGGCAGTTCCCGGCTCTCTGGATCTGGAATGGGCAGACGGTGCTGaacccataaactataatggggaccggcggagatccagccacaaccgggcaaatatgctgagaattggCGGGACTAAAACTGCTGCGGGCATTGGTATTTGTCCGGctgattcttggcatatttgTAGGGTTGGTCTAGGCTACAAGTCCCAGTCCAACCAACGGTCTGATGACCTGATCTGACCGCATCAAAAGGGATCTACAATACTGTCAGTTTGGGTCATTAGACCCACGGTCAGCCCGATGCTTCAGGCCATAATACAGGTTCACAAATGTGCCCATAGTGAACTGATGTGACTGTGGCCTTTCCAATGGTGGTCTCTTATCTCACGGGATCTTGTGTCACACATATGAATGACGCGGCGGTCGAGCACAAGCCCTCCTactccatgcagctctataggactgctggatATAGACAAGCTCTTGGTTAGGTTCGGCTGTCCCACAGACTTTGAAAGGAGTGGAGGTGTGCATGTCTCAATCATAGCTCCATTCAATTGGGAGGCACAACACCCATGTTCTCATGACTGGTGAAGGTCCCAGTGTTCAGACCCCACCGATGGAACATCCCCCAGTGGATGACGATAACTTTTTACCTGATGCCCCCAGCCACCCACTGTGCACAGAGGGACAACACAACCCAACCCAATTCACTTGCATGCGCAGGAAAAACGCTAAAGGAATGCCCGTCCCTTTGTTCTCCAAACTGTTGGGGTCACACAGTACTATGCCATTTGGGTATACCCTTTTAATTGGCACAGTGGGACAGTGGGACTAGTAGCCTGGAGACTTGGCTCCTGGAGTCCGTTTAGATGTAGTCAACATGTGAGAGCTTTCTATTAGGCACAGAAGAGAGTACGGACTAGTGCTGTGAGACCACTTACCCAGCTCCAAAGCCGTGTCGAATTTTTCTAATGCACCTATCAAGTCATTGTTCTCCCACAGTGCATCTCCTTCAGAGGACAATCTCCGTACATTGGTCTCCACGCTGAACCACTTCTCTATCAAGTTCCCCAAGACCACATCAACCCTCGGGTCCACACAGGGTGCTTTATACCCCTCCGCTCTGCGTTTTATTCTATTGGTGCAGCTGCTACATTCAGGTGATTTTCTGTCACACACGCATCTCTTACAAAAAGAATGGCCACAATTTAAAGTGACCGGATCCAGTAGTAGAAGCCCGCACACTGGGCAGGAGAAGAGGTCACATTCCTCAGGGTTTGGAGGGTTGCCTTTAGGACAGGTGGGTTCTGTTCCTTGGTTCCCTTCATTCTCACTCTTCTTCTTGGCACATGGTAATTTTAGTTCTTTCTCTCTGATGTTCTGGGCGATGCTTTCTACCAGTATGCCAAGCTCCTCTGGACAAAGCTGGCGTAGAGATGCCGCCCTTGTGTAAGAGGCCAAAGCATCCGCAACTCGTCCAGCCAAAGCCAAAGCCTTTCCTTTCTTCAGATATAAAGATCTCTCCGGCTGGGGCAGCTCGTCTAGCTGAGACCCGTAGATCTCTGCTGCCAGTTCAAAGTTACCAGCCTTGAAGGCTTCCTCTGCCACTCCTAGCATCTCAGAAGAAAGGCCAGGGGGGTCAAGGGTGAAGGGGTCAGAAAGCTGCAAAGATCTTACCTCCATTATTAGAGACTTGCCACCTCACCAGAGGTCAGTCAGGTGCTATTGTCCATCACAGGGGGCAGACTGGCACACGTACTCCTCAGGAAGGCCATTCTATGGTCACACAGCTTGGGTACTTCCAGTGGCACAGTCCTTTGTTTCCTGTGGAGGGCAATGATTACAGTGCCAGGGTACAGGAGTTTCCAGGATGTCCCGATGCCTCAATATCCATTGCAGCACATGGGCCATGCCCACCGGAGctgccagcaccgtatccaagtTGGCACCACGCTGTCATTGCCTCAGTGCAGCACTCGCCTTCGGCTCTGAACAAGAACAGGACGGTGATGCTCTATCCGTGCAGATATGGAAACCTTATCCCCAGGCCTGGTCCGGGCAGTGTATGGGCACTACTATGGTCTTTGTGCCCCGTCTAGCTCTCTGCCTACAAGTTCCCCTCCTGATTCTATCCCATAAGCAGTGACCTCATCACACGAGGTGGAGactggagcgtgacgtcacagCCCGGCCTCTTAAAGAGGCACCGGTTGGCGCTGTAGGCGGAAGTAGATATATGGTTACAGTGGTAGAAACGGATAGGATTATTGCCTAATAGCAGGGCGGACGGTGTGGGCGACAGCCAGAGCTCCTGTAAAATACCATTACTAATACTGCCTACACTGAAGTGACGGCACGGCCATAGCTGTAGTCGCCGAAGTGCTGCCCCCTTGTGGCTGGTAGCAGGACAGTCTTCTGGCGAGTTCGGGATAACACGTGAACCGTGCTCCCAGCCCCCACCCTGGAGTAGTTTATGTAACCAGCTGTGGGGTGGTATATAACGTCTGGCACACGTCAAGCCCGGGTCACCCGCTCCTCTACAGATTAGACCGAGGAGTGACGGAACAATGATATGTGTGCCCGTACATGGCACTGGGGTGAGGAGCCTGACTGCAgcctgagggacatttatcatttgctgctggtttttgtgtcagttttaagtctgtctttgctttgtgtgTCTATTCCAAATTTCGGAAatggcacaccttaaaggggttcatcgggattttaatattgatgacctatcctcaggattagaTCCACAGGggcccgacacccgggacccccaccgatcagctgtctcCCGTCGCTCTTCCTGctcgccatagacatagcagtagCGAGCAttggtgccgggtgttggacccctgtgGATGTAATATTGATGTTTACGGCAGGGCGGACGGTGTGGGCATTATCCTGAGCTTCTGTAAAATACTATTACTGCCTACACTGAAGTGACTGAACCACTGTGACGGCCATAGCTATACGTAGTCGCCGAAGTGCTGCCGCAGTGTGGCCAGTAGTGGGACTGTCAGCTTCTGGAGAGTTCAGGATAACACGTGAACCGTGCTCCCAGCCCCcacccatcaatattaaaagtccagagaatccctttaataatataTCTGGTGTGAGtgtaatgtggtttacaccttcaggcgtaaaagtacaccagggcaggggcggattggccatagaccttacagggaaattttccggtGGGGCGATGTCAAGGGGGCCTCCAAAGCCCCCATCTCTGCCACTGGCCAGGTATATAATGAGCTCTCAGGggtaattaacgctgtgagaatcaggtacccgGCCAGCGACCACACATGCCCTCCGGAATTCAACAGTTGTGGGCTGCATCTCACCTTGTAAGCcgcctgctccatatcttaatcagagactaGAGGAGGAGAAGAGAAAATGGCCGCTACTGATGGACAGCTTTTGGGGAAATACATTGTGTGGTATTTTGCGGTATGGTATTGCTGACCGCCCTACTTTTGTTGCCCTGcctcctgtcaatttagaccctcctacatatggggccacttttaggtcttttttttccagggccactttaggttcccaatccacccctgcaCCAGGGTGTTGTCTGGTGTAGTAAATGTgacataatccaggtctaatctcacttttagctcttCTTCAACATAGACCACTGTGAAAAGTAGTGAGGATCACGAAATGTTAGAAAAAATGACTTAATGTTGCAGAAAACGGCAAAATTGCCATAACGTGCGACTTGAAGTCACAAAACTGACATCTGATTTAACCCTGTGTGTCAGTTGCACCGACTTATTTCtgtggaaagctgagtgacagccaggggcagattggccatagaccctacagggaaatttcctggtgggctgatgcccagggggccactcagGCCCTCTTGATGGCTGCaaaccaggtacataatgatctgatgctcaacggcCGCAGGTGTCCTCCTGAACGCAACCGTATTACCATCCTCATGAccgcgatacagttgaatactgtggctggggcagcagtattttgtgctgtgctgtggtatttgattctgctgggtcagtattctgtgctgcactatggtattgggggtcctgcctacttctgttgtccctacctacttgattTGTCCTGTTTTCTGTCAATTTGGGCCCACTtacaacatggggtcacttttaggttttttcctA
This is a stretch of genomic DNA from Bufo gargarizans isolate SCDJY-AF-19 chromosome 3, ASM1485885v1, whole genome shotgun sequence. It encodes these proteins:
- the LOC122931484 gene encoding LON peptidase N-terminal domain and RING finger protein 2-like; the protein is MEVRSLQLSDPFTLDPPGLSSEMLGVAEEAFKAGNFELAAEIYGSQLDELPQPERSLYLKKGKALALAGRVADALASYTRAASLRQLCPEELGILVESIAQNIREKELKLPCAKKKSENEGNQGTEPTCPKGNPPNPEECDLFSCPVCGLLLLDPVTLNCGHSFCKRCVCDRKSPECSSCTNRIKRRAEGYKAPCVDPRVDVVLGNLIEKWFSVETNVRRLSSEGDALWENNDLIGALEKFDTALELGKWSHSTSPYSLLCLIESSHMLTTSKRTPGAKSPGY